The region ACGCGCAGGCCGTCGACGTGGTACTTCTCCAGCCAGAAGAGGGCGTTCGACAGGAGAAAGTTCGCCACCTCCCTGCGCCCGTAGTTGAAGATCAGCGTTCCCCATTCCCGCTGCTCCCCCCGCCGCGGGTCGGCGTGCTCGTAGAGGTGGGTCCCGTCGAACCGCGCCAGCCCGTGGGCGTCGCGGGGAAAGTGGGCCGGCACCCAGTCGACGATCACACCGATCCCCTCGCGGTGGCACCGGTCGACGAACTCCATGAACTCGTCCGGGCGGCCGTGTCGGGACGTCGGCGCGAAGTACCCGAGCACCTGGTACCCCCACGAACCGTCGAACGGATGCTCCGCCACCGGGAGGAGCTCGACGTGGGTGTATCCCATCTCCTTGACGTAGGGAACGAGCTCGTCGGCCAGCTCCCGGTACGACAGGTACGGTCCTCCCTCGCCCTCCTTCCGCTTCCAGGAGCCGAGGTGGACCTCGTACACCGCCATGGGCGCCTCGAGGACGCTTCGTAGCGCGCGGCTCTCGAGCCAGGACGCGTCCCCCCACTCGTGCCCGTCGATGGAGCAGACGATCGTTCCCGTCCGCGGCGGCAGCTCGAACCGGAAGCCGAACGGGTCGGCCTTGGCGAGCAGTTCGCCCGTCTCCCGGGCGCGGATCTCGTACTTGTAGACCTCCTCCTCTACGACGCCCGGGAGGAAGATCTCCCAGATCCCGGACTCCCCGCGGTTGCGCATCGGGTGCACGCGGCCGTCCCAATGGTTGAAATTGCAGACGACGGAGACGCGCTCCGCGTTGGGCGCCCATACGGCGAACGTCGTCCCCCGGATTCCGGCGACGTCGACGACATGGCTCCCCAGCTTCTCGTACTGCGCCAGGTGGCTTCCTTCGGACAGGAGATGGATGTCGAAGTCGGTGAGGACCGTTCCGAACGCATAGGAATCGTGCTGGGTCCACCGGTAGCCGTCGCCGGCGGTGATCTCGAGCCGGTACGGGAAGATCTCCGTGTCGAGCGGGAAGTGCGTCTCGAACACCCCGTCGGGGTGGATGCGGGTCATGGAGGCGCGCCGCGTGGCGCCGTCGTCGCGAACCACCTGGACCTCGACGGCCCGCGGCTGGATCACCCGGACCGTGACGAATCGCTTCCCCCCTTCCTCCACGACGTGGGGGCCGAGGACGGAGAAGGGATCCCAGTGGCGGGCGCCG is a window of Deltaproteobacteria bacterium CG2_30_66_27 DNA encoding:
- a CDS encoding 1,4-alpha-glucan branching enzyme, encoding MKTTLRKQDLDLLVGARHWDPFSVLGPHVVEEGGKRFVTVRVIQPRAVEVQVVRDDGATRRASMTRIHPDGVFETHFPLDTEIFPYRLEITAGDGYRWTQHDSYAFGTVLTDFDIHLLSEGSHLAQYEKLGSHVVDVAGIRGTTFAVWAPNAERVSVVCNFNHWDGRVHPMRNRGESGIWEIFLPGVVEEEVYKYEIRARETGELLAKADPFGFRFELPPRTGTIVCSIDGHEWGDASWLESRALRSVLEAPMAVYEVHLGSWKRKEGEGGPYLSYRELADELVPYVKEMGYTHVELLPVAEHPFDGSWGYQVLGYFAPTSRHGRPDEFMEFVDRCHREGIGVIVDWVPAHFPRDAHGLARFDGTHLYEHADPRRGEQREWGTLIFNYGRREVANFLLSNALFWLEKYHVDGLRVDAVASMLYLDYSRKPGEWIPNVHGGNENIEAIAFLKRMNELVYERHPGAITVAEESTAWPAVSRPTYLGGLGFTLKWNMGWMHDVLSFIGKDPIHRKYHFGQLTFALLYAFHENFVLPFSHDEVVHLKRALLDKMPGDLLGKFANLRLLYAYMYAHPGKKLLFMGGEFAQWEEWNHDRSLSWDLLRWDTHQGVQRFVRDLNRLYRETSALHEVDFRPEGFEWIDFRDVDNSVVSFLRRGKDPDDAVVCVFNFTPAPRERYRIGVPWPGRYREALNSDAAVYGGSNAGNGDSVAAEDVPWMGRSHSVSLTLPPLGALFLLPER